One window from the genome of Elaeis guineensis isolate ETL-2024a chromosome 5, EG11, whole genome shotgun sequence encodes:
- the LOC105046368 gene encoding protein PSK SIMULATOR 1: MVVTKSWRNGPDRECLDLRLDEPAGGGKASGIGILAFEAAATMCRLASLHRSLSDTENLKLRSDTMRSRGVAYLNSTDQALLLRLACAEFIADLDRAAAAVSRLAFRCQGGLAQGFDRVYTDLKAGSAYPDRLGLSVKGVEKRMKRMERRVAATARLYEEMEVLAMLEASNRKWDRYSGPIPLQKPSKAETVKLELKSQRQKVLQLKEKSLWNQSYDMAVCLMAEAVCAVFARICTVFGPFVPGLPPVLVSRGTSRATVVPAPCKLRLYPRFPAKHSSGPLERPVVDNVIITNSCPIFSSTKESEPKHWSRLLQPAPHTVGGAGLALRYANAIALAEKVLMTRSNSSEPEKGEAAAREELYEMLPAGLRAMVRSKLRDCWKQRGPKDGRMAQGWKEAVERILAWLGPVANDTIQWHEEQHMDRRQRFDRRPRVLMLQTLHFSDREKTEAAIVEVLVGLSCVCWYEERRRGSSRFPCKT, translated from the coding sequence ATGGTCGTGACGAAGTCATGGCGGAACGGTCCGGACCGCGAGTGCCTCGACCTCCGGCTCGACGAACCGGCGGGCGGGGGGAAGGCCTCCGGTATCGGGATCCTCGCCTTCGAGGCCGCGGCCACCATGTGCCGCCTCGCGTCGCTGCATCGGTCCCTCTCCGATACCGAAAATCTTAAACTCCGATCCGATACGATGCGCTCCCGGGGCGTGGCCTATCTCAACTCCACCGACCAAGCCCTCCTCCTCCGTCTCGCCTGCGCCGAATTCATAGCCGATCTCGATCGTGCCGCCGCCGCCGTCTCCCGCCTCGCGTTCCGGTGCCAGGGAGGCCTCGCCCAAGGGTTCGACCGGGTCTATACGGACCTCAAGGCCGGCTCCGCCTACCCCGACCGGCTCGGTTTGAGCGTTAAAGGAGTCGAAAAAAGGATGAAGAGAATGGAGCGACGCGTCGCGGCGACGGCGAGATTATACGAGGAGATGGAGGTCCTTGCCATGCTGGAGGCGTCGAATCGGAAGTGGGACCGATACAGCGGGCCGATACCGTTACAGAAGCCGAGCAAAGCGGAGACGGTAAAGCTCGAGCTGAAGTCGCAGCGCCAGAAGGTTCTGCAGCTGAAGGAGAAGTCGCTGTGGAACCAGAGCTACGACATGGCCGTCTGCCTTATGGCCGAAGCCGTCTGCGCCGTTTTCGCTCGAATCTGCACCGTCTTCGGCCCGTTCGTTCCGGGGTTGCCACCTGTCCTCGTTTCGCGCGGCACATCTCGTGCCACTGTCGTTCCGGCCCCTTGCAAATTACGACTCTACCCCCGGTTCCCAGCCAAGCACTCGTCCGGTCCGCTCGAGAGACCAGTGGTAGACAACGTAATCATCACCAATTCCTGCCCCATTTTCAGCAGCACCAAAGAATCGGAGCCGAAACACTGGAGCAGGTTACTGCAACCGGCACCGCACACTGTGGGTGGTGCCGGGCTAGCGTTACGATACGCTAATGCCATTGCACTGGCTGAGAAGGTGTTAATGACAAGGTCTAACTCCAGCGAACCGGAGAAGGGTGAGGCGGCGGCGAGGGAGGAGCTATACGAAATGCTTCCAGCTGGGCTCCGGGCTATGGTAAGGTCGAAGCTGAGGGATTGCTGGAAGCAACGGGGGCCGAAGGACGGAAGGATGGCCCAAGGGTGGAAGGAGGCGGTAGAGAGGATACTGGCATGGCTGGGACCGGTGGCGAATGACACGATTCAGTGGCACGAAGAGCAGCACATGGACCGGAGGCAGCGATTCGACCGGAGGCCGAGGGTGCTGATGCTTCAGACGCTGCACTTCT
- the LOC105046367 gene encoding AT-hook motif nuclear-localized protein 20, translating to MGGVDPVVTSTTSASPLHLRNPTNSHLSPHRPDQDPNPTITNSSGSNNHLNNDDDANADDHSPAGGLDVVEAGSSGGSAPGRRPRGRPPGSKNKPKPPIIITRESPNALRSHVLEIASGTDIMDAIAVFARRRQRGISILSGSGVVTNVTLRQPAAPPGAVVTLHGRFEILSLSGAFLPAPSPPGATGLTVYLAGGQGQVVGGSVVGELVASGQVMVIAATFTNAIYERLPLGDEEAEATAPPGGGEGMAALQQSPPGGNGSASQQTSHVGSAAVDPSLMPPLYNLPPNLLPNGQMTHEVFGAWAPRPPPSY from the coding sequence ATGGGAGGTGTCGACCCGGTGGTCACCTCCACGACCTCGGCCTCTCCTCTCCATCTCCGCAACCCCACCAATTCCCACCTCAGTCCTCACCGCCCTGACCAAGACCCTAACCCTACCATCACCAACAGCAGCGGCAGCAACAACCACCTCAACAACGACGACGACGCCAATGCCGATGACCACTCCCCTGCCGGTGGTCTCGATGTCGTCGAGGCCGGATCCAGCGGCGGCAGCGCCCCTGGCCGTCGCCCACGCGGCCGCCCACCCGGATCGAAGAACAAGCCGAAGCCACCTATCATTATCACCAGGGAGAGTCCCAACGCCCTCCGCTCCCACGTCCTCGAGATCGCTAGCGGGACCGACATCATGGACGCCATCGCCGTGTTTGCTCGCCGGCGGCAGCGGGGTATCTCCATTCTCAGCGGCAGCGGCGTGGTCACGAACGTAACTCTCCGCCAGCCAGCGGCGCCGCCCGGCGCCGTCGTCACCCTCCACGGCCGCTTCGAGATCCTCTCCCTATCCGGGGCCTTCCTCCCTGCTCCCTCCCCGCCGGGTGCCACCGGGCTGACCGTCTACCTTGCCGGCGGGCAGGGACAGGTGGTGGGGGGGAGTGTTGTGGGGGAGCTAGTCGCGTCGGGACAGGTGATGGTGATTGCAGCCACGTTCACCAACGCCATATACGAGCGGCTGCCGCTCGGCGACGAGGAGGCCGAAGCGACGGCGCCACCGGGGGGAGGGGAAGGGATGGCGGCTTTGCAGCAGAGCCCGCCGGGAGGGAACGGATCGGCGTCGCAGCAGACATCTCATGTAGGGTCGGCAGCGGTTGACCCGTCGTTGATGCCGCCCCTGTATAACCTGCCACCCAATCTGCTGCCGAACGGCCAAATGACGCACGAGGTGTTCGGCGCTTGGGCTCCTCGTCCTCCACCGTCCTACTAA